One window from the genome of Choloepus didactylus isolate mChoDid1 chromosome 2, mChoDid1.pri, whole genome shotgun sequence encodes:
- the DYNLT1 gene encoding dynein light chain Tctex-type 1, with protein sequence MEDYQAAEETAFVVDEVSNIIKEAIESAIGGNAYEHSKVNQWTTNVVEQTLSQLTKLGKPFKYIVTCVIMQKNGAGLHTASSCFWDSSTDGSCTVRWENKTMYCIVSAFGLSF encoded by the exons ATGGAAGATTACCAGGCTGCTGAGGAG ACTGCTTTTGTTGTTGATGAAGTGAGCAACATTATAAAAGAG GCTATAGAAAGTGCAATTGGTGGCAATGCTTATGAACACAGCAAAGTTAATCAGTGGACCACAAATGTCGTAGAACAAACTTTAAGCCAACTCACCAAGCTGGGGAAACCATTTAAATACATTG TGACCTGTGTCATCATGCAAAAGAATGGAGCTGGACTGCACACAGCAAGTTCTTGCTTCTGGGACAGCTCTACTGATG ggAGTTGCACTGTGAGATGGGAGAACAAAACCATGTACTGCATAGTCAGTGCCTTTGGACTCTCCTTTTAA